TCGAAGCAAAAGACCTGCCGGACCCCGAAGCCAAACTCAGGATGCTCGAAAAAATCATTACCATCCTCACCGACAACGGCTACCACTACGTTGGCATGGATCACTTCGCCAAGCAGGATGACGAGCTGGCCGTTGCCCAGAAAAACAAAACCCTGCAACGCAACTTCCAAGGGTACTCGACACATGGCGGAGTCGAAATCTGTGCCTTTGGCATGTCCTCCATTTCCCAGACATCCCGCTCATACCGCCAAAATTTCAAAGATCTCACAGATTATGGCCAAGCCCTTGGTGAGGGCCAATACCCGATCGACCGGGGGATCATTCTCACCGATGAGGACGTCCTGCGCCGAGATCTGATCATGTCGATCATGTGCCAGTTGGAGCTCAACTACGAAGCCAAATCCAAACAACACGGCATCGATATCCGTTCCCACTTTGCCGACTCCATCGAGTCACTCAAACCGATGGAAGACGACGGCCTGGTTGAACTCAATGATGACGCCTTGCTGGTCACCAACCAAGGACGCCTGTTCATACGTAACATCGCCATGGCCTTCGATGCCTATCTCGACTCGGGCAAGGCGAAGTTTTCAAAAACTGTCTGATTCAATCCCTCAAACTCACCTTTTCGGCCGTAGGGAAGTCCTCGGGAACCGGAGTCGTGACCTTTCCGGTCGCAAGCCATTCCGTCACACGTAGCAAGAGTGTTTGAAATCCGGCACAGCGAATCGCCGGGGGATTGGAAGCGTTTGCCCAGACATGACCGAAGGTGGAGTTATACACTCGGCCTTTACCATATTTCACCACCCACTCGATCGGAAAATTCAAGCCTGTCTTGGGTTCCCGGGCATAAGATAATACCGTGAGATTTTCAGCCGGTCCCCGGGCATAGCTGTAGACCTCCAAGTCCGCCGCCTTCCATTGCTTTGGAAACCCTTTGTGCAAAGGATGCTCCCCGATACGCATAATGGTAGCATCCATCCGCTTTCCGTGACTCGTGCCCCCGCCCTGCCCGGCGGGAACCCGGACCTCGCCCCCCTTATCGTCAATCGTGATCGCCACACCAAAATCCTTCTTTCGCCAGCCTAAACCAATCATCTGATTATACTCCTTCCACTCGGGAAAGGCATTGTTCGCCGAGTGCAGAATATACAGCCCTCCACCATCACGAACATACTTCTCCAATGCTGTTTGCACCTCCTTTGGCCATGACGGTCGTCCCCCGTGGCTGTTACAATTCTGAACCACCACATCATAGTCTGCAAACGACGGCCGCCACTGGTCCCACCCGTTCGAGTCCTTGCTTGCAGGCGCCGTGGAAAC
This genomic stretch from Oceaniferula marina harbors:
- a CDS encoding ThuA domain-containing protein, with protein sequence MVICLKMRALVICLLLGSFVGMGAVVQADESTAPKIRVLVVDGFSNHDWKQTTAWVKGFLEKTGRFQVDVSTAPASKDSNGWDQWRPSFADYDVVVQNCNSHGGRPSWPKEVQTALEKYVRDGGGLYILHSANNAFPEWKEYNQMIGLGWRKKDFGVAITIDDKGGEVRVPAGQGGGTSHGKRMDATIMRIGEHPLHKGFPKQWKAADLEVYSYARGPAENLTVLSYAREPKTGLNFPIEWVVKYGKGRVYNSTFGHVWANASNPPAIRCAGFQTLLLRVTEWLATGKVTTPVPEDFPTAEKVSLRD